In Rhizobiales bacterium NRL2, a genomic segment contains:
- a CDS encoding MarR family transcriptional regulator: protein MNEPTLDLPAFLPYQLSVAANRVSNRLARIYADRFDLTIPEWRVMAVLGRFPGLSAVEVAERTAMDKVRVSRAVSRLLNAGRLERRTDPEDRRRTELRLSEAGRAIYAEIVPLARRFERSVMAELAPEELAALRRALQKLLADG, encoded by the coding sequence ATGAATGAACCGACTCTCGACCTGCCCGCCTTCCTCCCCTACCAGCTTTCGGTCGCCGCGAACCGCGTGAGCAACCGCCTCGCCCGCATCTATGCCGACCGTTTCGACCTGACCATTCCCGAATGGCGGGTCATGGCGGTGCTCGGCCGTTTCCCCGGTCTATCGGCAGTCGAGGTGGCCGAGCGCACGGCGATGGACAAGGTGCGTGTCAGCCGCGCCGTCTCGCGGCTGTTGAACGCCGGGCGGCTGGAGCGGCGAACCGACCCGGAGGACCGGCGGCGGACGGAACTGAGGCTTTCGGAGGCAGGCCGGGCGATCTACGCGGAAATCGTGCCGCTGGCGCGGCGGTTCGAGCGCAGCGTGATGGCGGAGCTGGCGCCGGAGGAACTGGCGGCGCTACGCCGCGCCCTTCAGAAACTGCTCGCGGACGGCTGA
- a CDS encoding 2-keto-4-pentenoate hydratase: MKLASLKDGRDGRLVVVSKDLTKAAPATDVAPTLQAALDDWAHCRPLLDAMYHSLNVGGGREIFDIDPTRCASPLPRAYQWADGSAYVNHVELVRKARGAEMPESFWTDPLMYQGGSDSFLGPTDDIPAISEDHGIDFEAEIAVITDDVPMATAPEAAADHIQLLMLVNDVSLRGLIPAELAKGFGFFHGKPSSAFSPVAVTPDELGGAWADGRVHRPLLSWLNEKPFGRPEAGVDMTFSFPELVAHAAKTRALSAGTIVGSGTVSNRGSDGGAGRPVSEGGAGYSCIAEIRTIETIAQGKPSTPFMKFGDRIRIDMQDADGRSIFGSIDQTVVRYGR; the protein is encoded by the coding sequence ATGAAACTCGCTTCGCTGAAGGACGGGCGCGACGGTCGGCTGGTCGTCGTCTCGAAGGACCTGACGAAGGCCGCGCCGGCCACCGATGTCGCGCCCACGCTGCAGGCGGCGCTGGACGACTGGGCGCACTGCCGACCCCTGCTGGACGCCATGTACCATTCGCTCAATGTCGGCGGCGGTCGGGAGATCTTCGATATCGATCCAACCCGGTGCGCCTCGCCGCTGCCGCGCGCCTACCAATGGGCGGATGGATCGGCCTATGTGAACCACGTCGAGCTGGTCCGGAAGGCCCGCGGCGCGGAGATGCCGGAGAGTTTCTGGACCGATCCGCTGATGTATCAGGGCGGCTCCGACAGCTTTCTCGGCCCGACCGACGACATTCCTGCGATTTCCGAGGACCACGGCATCGACTTCGAGGCCGAGATCGCGGTGATCACCGACGACGTGCCCATGGCGACGGCGCCGGAAGCGGCGGCGGACCACATCCAGCTCCTGATGCTGGTGAACGACGTTTCCCTCCGCGGCCTGATCCCGGCCGAACTGGCCAAGGGCTTCGGCTTCTTCCACGGCAAGCCGTCCAGCGCCTTCAGCCCCGTGGCGGTGACCCCGGACGAACTGGGCGGCGCCTGGGCGGACGGCAGGGTGCATCGCCCGCTGCTGTCCTGGCTCAACGAGAAGCCGTTCGGCCGCCCCGAAGCCGGCGTCGACATGACCTTCTCGTTTCCCGAACTGGTGGCGCACGCGGCGAAGACCCGGGCGCTATCGGCCGGCACGATCGTCGGTTCGGGCACCGTCTCCAACCGCGGCTCCGATGGCGGGGCGGGCAGGCCGGTGAGCGAAGGCGGCGCGGGCTACTCCTGCATTGCCGAAATCCGCACCATCGAGACGATCGCCCAGGGCAAGCCTTCGACCCCGTTCATGAAATTCGGCGACCGTATCCGGATCGACATGCAGGACGCGGACGGCCGCTCCATCTTCGGGTCCATCGACCAGACGGTTGTCCGCTACGGGCGCTGA
- a CDS encoding ethyl tert-butyl ether degradation protein EthD — MIKITFCLRRKPGMSLEEFHDYWLNRHGPLVRKHQKALRMVRYVQVHTIRTKLSAGMQGARKAPEGFDGVAELWWESVEELEKSLDDPAAREAGRILLEDEAKFIDLPNSPLWFGEEHVVVGD, encoded by the coding sequence ATGATCAAGATCACCTTCTGCCTGCGCCGCAAGCCGGGCATGAGCCTGGAGGAATTCCACGACTACTGGCTGAACCGGCACGGCCCGCTGGTGCGGAAACACCAGAAGGCGCTGCGCATGGTCCGCTACGTCCAGGTGCACACGATCCGGACGAAACTGTCGGCCGGCATGCAGGGCGCGCGCAAGGCGCCCGAGGGTTTCGACGGCGTGGCCGAGCTCTGGTGGGAATCGGTCGAGGAACTGGAAAAGTCCCTCGACGATCCGGCTGCGCGCGAGGCCGGCCGGATCCTGCTGGAGGACGAGGCGAAGTTCATCGACCTGCCCAACTCGCCGCTCTGGTTCGGCGAGGAGCACGTGGTGGTTGGCGATTGA
- a CDS encoding NADPH:quinone oxidoreductase produces the protein MKAMLCKAWGGPDDLVFEETADPKAGPGEVVIDVHACGVNFPDILLIGGKYQFKPDFPFSPGMEVGGVVAEIGQGVTDVAVGDRVMAACGDGGFAEKVSAPAKKTFKLPDGVSFEQAAGFPVTYGTTYHALKDRGQLKPGEVLLVHGASGGVGLNAVELGKLMGATVIGTVGSDEKMDIVRKYGADHVFNYSKQSIRDTVKELTGGKGADVIYDPVGGDAFDESLRCINWDGRLLVIGFASGRIPEAKANLVLLKQCQIVGVFWGAWTERYPDRCREQFDTLLNWCAQGKLNPHVSMRFPLEKSPDALKALAARKATGKVIVNVR, from the coding sequence GTGAAAGCAATGCTGTGCAAGGCCTGGGGCGGGCCGGACGACCTGGTGTTCGAGGAGACGGCGGACCCGAAAGCCGGACCGGGCGAAGTGGTGATCGACGTGCACGCCTGCGGGGTGAATTTCCCCGACATCCTGCTGATCGGCGGCAAGTACCAGTTCAAGCCGGACTTTCCCTTCTCGCCCGGCATGGAAGTCGGCGGCGTGGTGGCCGAGATCGGCCAGGGCGTGACCGACGTGGCGGTGGGCGACCGGGTCATGGCGGCCTGCGGCGACGGCGGTTTCGCCGAGAAGGTCTCGGCCCCGGCCAAGAAGACCTTCAAGCTGCCCGACGGCGTGAGCTTCGAGCAGGCGGCCGGCTTTCCGGTCACCTATGGCACCACCTATCATGCGCTGAAGGATCGGGGGCAGCTGAAGCCCGGCGAGGTGCTGCTGGTCCATGGCGCCTCGGGTGGCGTCGGCCTCAACGCGGTCGAACTCGGCAAGCTGATGGGCGCGACCGTCATCGGCACGGTCGGTTCGGACGAGAAGATGGACATCGTCAGGAAATACGGCGCCGACCACGTCTTCAACTATTCGAAGCAGTCGATCCGCGACACGGTGAAGGAACTGACCGGCGGCAAGGGCGCGGACGTCATCTATGATCCCGTCGGCGGCGACGCCTTCGACGAATCGCTCCGCTGCATCAACTGGGACGGGCGGCTGCTGGTCATCGGTTTCGCCTCGGGCCGCATTCCGGAGGCCAAGGCCAATCTGGTGCTGCTGAAGCAGTGCCAGATCGTCGGCGTCTTCTGGGGCGCGTGGACCGAGCGCTATCCCGACCGCTGCCGCGAGCAGTTCGACACGCTGCTCAACTGGTGCGCCCAGGGCAAGCTCAACCCCCATGTCTCCATGCGCTTCCCGCTGGAGAAGTCGCCGGACGCGCTGAAGGCGCTGGCCGCGCGCAAGGCCACCGGCAAGGTGATCGTCAACGTGCGGTAG
- a CDS encoding homogentisate 1,2-dioxygenase translates to MAKNWIQFPRMEGEVSRQAHADLPDGTYEREFGKEGFFGPASHIYHRNPPTGWVDWEGPLRPRAFDTQKLNGGHEGPWDADLLLHNASVKVRFWRQDTAMKALARNGDGDDLIFVHKGAGELFCDFGHMSFRDGDYIMLPRATTWRIEPSEPVEALLMEASNESYVLPDKGLVGNHAIFDPAMLETPKLDEIFRAQQGDGEWRMEIKARGGVSTVTYPFNPLDAAGWKGDLCPVKVNWRDIRPLMSARYHVPPSAHTTFLAGRFVVCTFCPRPFESDPGALKVPFFHSNNDYDEVLFYHAGDFFSRDNIDAGMITLHPCGFPHGPQPGALKNAFTPKKAATDEVAVMIDTRDPLLVAEAAEATENPDYVKSWGMANRAARGAADQTGR, encoded by the coding sequence ATGGCGAAGAACTGGATCCAGTTCCCGAGGATGGAAGGCGAGGTCTCCAGACAGGCCCATGCCGACCTGCCGGACGGCACCTATGAGCGTGAGTTCGGCAAGGAGGGCTTCTTCGGCCCCGCAAGCCACATCTATCACCGCAACCCGCCGACGGGCTGGGTCGACTGGGAGGGACCGCTGAGGCCCCGTGCCTTCGACACCCAGAAGCTCAATGGCGGCCATGAAGGCCCATGGGACGCGGACCTGCTGCTCCACAACGCCTCCGTGAAGGTGCGTTTCTGGCGTCAGGACACCGCCATGAAGGCCCTGGCGCGGAACGGCGACGGCGACGACCTGATCTTCGTCCACAAGGGCGCGGGCGAGCTGTTCTGCGATTTCGGTCACATGAGCTTCCGCGATGGCGACTACATCATGCTGCCCCGGGCGACGACCTGGCGTATCGAACCCTCGGAGCCGGTCGAGGCGCTGCTGATGGAGGCGAGCAACGAGTCCTATGTCCTTCCCGACAAGGGCCTGGTCGGCAACCACGCCATCTTCGATCCGGCCATGCTGGAGACGCCGAAGCTGGACGAGATCTTCCGCGCGCAGCAGGGCGACGGCGAATGGCGCATGGAGATCAAGGCGCGCGGCGGCGTCTCCACGGTGACCTATCCGTTCAATCCGCTGGACGCCGCCGGCTGGAAGGGCGACCTCTGCCCGGTGAAGGTCAACTGGCGCGATATCCGTCCGCTGATGAGCGCGCGCTACCACGTGCCGCCCAGCGCCCACACCACCTTCCTGGCCGGCCGCTTCGTCGTCTGCACCTTCTGCCCGCGTCCCTTCGAGAGCGATCCGGGCGCGCTGAAGGTGCCCTTCTTCCATTCGAACAACGATTACGACGAGGTGCTGTTCTATCACGCGGGCGACTTCTTCAGCCGGGACAACATCGATGCCGGCATGATCACCCTGCACCCCTGCGGCTTCCCGCACGGGCCGCAGCCGGGTGCGTTGAAGAACGCCTTCACGCCGAAGAAGGCAGCCACTGACGAGGTCGCGGTGATGATTGACACCCGCGATCCCCTGCTGGTCGCGGAAGCGGCGGAGGCTACCGAGAACCCTGACTACGTGAAGAGCTGGGGCATGGCCAACCGCGCCGCCCGCGGTGCAGCGGATCAAACCGGCCGATGA
- a CDS encoding lysine--tRNA ligase: MSELRDLALESNAWPFKEARDLLKRLDTVKNDKGHVLFETGYGPSGLPHIGTFGEVARTTMVRRAFEILAPDVPTRLIAFSDDMDGLRKVPGNIPNPELLEPHLGKPLTEVPDPFGTHDSFGRHNNARLRAFLDRFGFDYEFRSATDCYRAGEFDEVLKLFLVHYDKVVNVILPTLGPERRATYSPFLPVCPETGRVLMAPVIARDVDAGTIVYQREDGKKIETPVTGGRVKMQWKADWAMRWVALGVDYEMSGKDLIDSVRLSGQICRILGGQPPQGFTYELFLDQNGEKISKTRGNGLSIEDWLTYASPESLALFMFQQPRRAKRLYFDVIPKAVDEYLAFCAKYAEEDAAKRLQNPAWHIHGNEEVPAHDMPVSYGMLLNLASVCNTEDKSVLWGFITRYAPDATPESNPTLDRLVGYALAYFRDFVKPEKAYRDPTDQERAAMADLAGRLRNMTPGLTGEEIQNEVYEVGKDHGFENLRDWFRALYEVLFGQSQGPRFGSFVALYGIEESVDLIEGALARNAA; this comes from the coding sequence ATGTCCGAACTGCGCGACCTCGCCCTGGAATCGAACGCCTGGCCGTTCAAGGAGGCGCGCGACCTGCTGAAACGGCTCGACACGGTGAAGAACGACAAGGGCCATGTGCTGTTCGAGACCGGCTACGGGCCGTCGGGTCTGCCGCACATCGGCACCTTCGGCGAAGTGGCGCGGACCACCATGGTGCGCCGCGCCTTCGAGATCCTCGCGCCCGACGTGCCGACCCGTCTGATCGCCTTCTCCGACGACATGGACGGCCTGCGCAAGGTGCCGGGCAACATCCCGAACCCGGAACTGCTGGAGCCGCATCTGGGCAAGCCGCTGACCGAGGTGCCGGACCCCTTCGGCACCCATGACAGCTTCGGCCGCCACAACAATGCCCGGCTGCGCGCCTTCCTCGACCGCTTCGGCTTCGACTACGAATTCCGCTCGGCCACCGATTGCTACCGCGCCGGCGAGTTCGACGAGGTCCTCAAGCTGTTCCTGGTTCACTACGACAAGGTCGTGAACGTCATCCTGCCGACGCTGGGCCCGGAACGGCGCGCGACCTACAGCCCGTTCCTGCCGGTCTGTCCGGAGACGGGCCGCGTGCTGATGGCGCCCGTGATCGCGCGCGACGTGGATGCGGGCACGATCGTCTACCAGCGCGAGGACGGAAAGAAGATCGAGACGCCGGTCACCGGCGGCCGGGTGAAGATGCAGTGGAAGGCCGACTGGGCCATGCGCTGGGTCGCCCTCGGCGTGGACTATGAAATGTCGGGCAAGGACCTGATCGATTCGGTCCGCCTGTCCGGTCAGATCTGCCGCATCCTGGGCGGCCAGCCGCCCCAGGGTTTCACCTACGAGCTGTTCCTGGACCAGAACGGCGAGAAGATCTCCAAGACCAGGGGCAACGGTCTTTCGATCGAGGACTGGCTGACCTACGCCAGCCCGGAGAGCCTGGCGCTGTTCATGTTCCAGCAGCCCCGCCGGGCGAAGCGGCTCTATTTCGACGTCATTCCCAAGGCCGTCGACGAGTACCTGGCCTTCTGCGCGAAATACGCCGAGGAAGACGCCGCGAAACGCCTGCAGAACCCGGCCTGGCACATCCACGGCAACGAGGAGGTGCCGGCCCACGACATGCCGGTCAGCTACGGGATGCTGCTGAACCTCGCCAGCGTCTGCAACACCGAGGACAAGTCGGTGCTGTGGGGCTTCATCACCCGCTACGCGCCCGACGCCACGCCGGAGAGCAATCCGACGCTGGACCGGCTCGTCGGCTATGCGCTGGCCTATTTCCGGGATTTCGTGAAGCCGGAGAAGGCCTATCGCGACCCGACCGATCAGGAGCGGGCGGCGATGGCCGACCTTGCCGGCCGGCTTCGCAACATGACGCCCGGCCTCACAGGCGAGGAGATCCAGAACGAGGTCTACGAGGTCGGCAAGGATCATGGCTTCGAGAACCTGCGCGACTGGTTCCGCGCCCTCTACGAGGTCCTGTTCGGCCAGTCCCAGGGGCCGCGTTTCGGCAGCTTCGTGGCGCTCTACGGCATCGAGGAAAGCGTCGACCTGATCGAAGGCGCGCTGGCCCGCAACGCCGCCTGA
- a CDS encoding rRNA methyltransferase → MRGYFGIGVWRFSKPMNAGNLFRTAHAFGASFVFTIQADYDVRRARSDTSVAPRNIPWYDYESPEAFQTPKGCRLIGIELTDEAIDLPRFHHPVSAAYILGPERGSLTEPLLSRCDHVVRIPTKFCVNVATAGAIVMYDRALVHGQFGQRALTNASAPPEREAHVHGGPVQRPRRAER, encoded by the coding sequence GTGCGTGGCTATTTCGGTATCGGCGTCTGGCGGTTTTCCAAGCCGATGAACGCGGGCAACCTTTTCCGCACGGCGCATGCCTTCGGCGCCAGCTTCGTGTTCACCATCCAGGCGGATTACGACGTCCGCCGCGCCCGTTCCGACACCTCCGTCGCGCCCCGTAACATCCCCTGGTACGACTACGAAAGCCCGGAGGCCTTCCAGACGCCGAAGGGCTGCCGGCTGATCGGCATCGAACTGACTGACGAGGCCATCGACCTGCCGCGTTTCCATCACCCGGTCTCGGCGGCCTATATCCTGGGGCCGGAGCGCGGCTCACTGACCGAGCCGCTGCTGTCGCGCTGCGACCATGTGGTGCGCATCCCGACCAAGTTCTGCGTCAACGTCGCAACCGCGGGCGCCATCGTCATGTACGACCGCGCCCTGGTCCACGGCCAGTTCGGTCAGCGCGCCCTGACCAACGCCAGCGCCCCGCCCGAGCGCGAAGCCCATGTCCATGGCGGTCCGGTGCAACGGCCAAGACGGGCAGAACGCTGA
- a CDS encoding 4-hydroxyphenylpyruvate dioxygenase: MPDLWDNPMGTDGFEFIEFTAPEPGPLGDLFEKLGFTAVGRHRSKNVTLYRQGDINLILNAEETGFPRSFSRLHGPSACAIAFRVKDAAKAYRRALDNGAWGVETKVGPMELSIPAIKGIGDSLIYLVDRYGEKGSIYEVDFEPIPGAGHKPKGAGLTYIDHLTHNVHRGRMAEWADFYERLFNFREVRFFDIEGKVTGLKSKAMTSPCGKIRIPINESSDDKSQIHEYLEQYRGEGIQHVALGTDDIYATVEHLRKLGMPFQETPETYYEGVDARVPDHGEDLARLKRNSILVDGGPDQGGGLLLQIFTQTVIGPIFFELIQRKGNEGFGEGNFKALFESIELDQIRRGYIKDGAEKQ, from the coding sequence ATGCCTGATCTCTGGGACAACCCGATGGGCACCGACGGCTTCGAGTTCATCGAATTCACCGCGCCCGAGCCGGGACCGCTGGGCGATCTGTTCGAGAAGCTGGGCTTCACTGCCGTCGGCCGCCACCGTTCCAAGAACGTGACCCTGTACCGCCAGGGCGACATCAACCTGATCCTGAACGCCGAGGAGACGGGCTTCCCGCGCTCCTTCTCGCGCCTGCATGGCCCCAGCGCCTGCGCCATCGCCTTCCGCGTGAAGGACGCGGCCAAGGCCTATCGCCGCGCCCTCGACAACGGCGCCTGGGGCGTCGAGACGAAGGTCGGGCCGATGGAGCTTTCTATTCCCGCCATCAAGGGCATCGGCGACAGCCTGATCTATCTTGTCGACCGCTATGGCGAAAAGGGGTCGATCTACGAGGTGGATTTCGAGCCCATTCCCGGCGCCGGGCACAAGCCGAAGGGCGCGGGGCTGACCTATATCGATCACCTGACCCACAACGTGCACCGCGGCCGGATGGCCGAATGGGCGGACTTCTACGAGCGGCTGTTCAATTTCCGCGAGGTCCGTTTCTTCGACATCGAGGGCAAGGTGACGGGGCTGAAATCCAAGGCCATGACCAGCCCCTGCGGCAAGATCCGCATCCCGATCAACGAGAGTTCCGACGACAAGTCCCAGATCCACGAATATCTGGAACAGTACCGCGGCGAGGGCATCCAGCACGTGGCGCTGGGAACCGACGACATCTACGCGACCGTCGAACACCTCAGGAAACTCGGCATGCCCTTCCAGGAAACGCCCGAGACCTATTACGAGGGCGTCGACGCCCGCGTGCCCGATCATGGCGAGGATCTGGCGCGGCTGAAGCGGAACTCGATCCTGGTCGACGGCGGCCCGGACCAGGGCGGCGGTCTGCTGCTGCAGATCTTCACCCAGACGGTGATCGGCCCGATCTTCTTCGAACTCATCCAGCGCAAGGGCAACGAGGGGTTCGGCGAAGGCAATTTCAAGGCGCTGTTCGAGAGTATCGAGCTCGATCAGATCCGCCGCGGCTACATCAAGGACGGCGCGGAGAAGCAGTAG
- a CDS encoding 2,4-dihydroxyhept-2-ene-1,7-dioic acid aldolase, whose amino-acid sequence MRTNRVREIWNAGGNVVNGWLASSSSYSAEIMASLDFDSVGVDLQHGMIDFDQALPILQAISVQPATPLARIPWNDPVWIMKVLDAGALGLICPMVNTAAEAEHLVQAMRYPPHGFRSFASVRGPLYMGPDYAKNANDTVIAFAMIETKTALDNIAEIVSVEGLDAIYIGPSDLALGIGHPPVPDPTEREVLEAIEHVRRTAADAGVVPCIHTAGGDHAKRCFEQGFRLCTIANDISLMRKAATAEIALARK is encoded by the coding sequence ATGAGAACCAACAGGGTCCGCGAGATCTGGAACGCGGGAGGCAATGTCGTGAACGGCTGGCTGGCCAGTTCCAGCAGCTATTCGGCCGAGATCATGGCCTCGCTGGATTTCGATTCGGTGGGCGTGGACCTGCAGCACGGCATGATCGACTTCGACCAGGCCCTGCCGATCCTGCAGGCCATCTCGGTACAGCCGGCGACGCCGCTGGCGCGCATCCCCTGGAACGACCCGGTCTGGATCATGAAGGTGCTCGACGCCGGCGCGCTGGGCCTGATCTGCCCGATGGTCAACACCGCCGCGGAGGCCGAGCATCTGGTGCAGGCCATGCGCTATCCGCCGCACGGCTTCCGTTCCTTCGCCAGTGTGCGCGGGCCCCTCTACATGGGCCCGGACTACGCGAAGAACGCCAATGACACGGTCATCGCCTTCGCCATGATCGAGACCAAGACCGCACTCGACAACATCGCCGAGATCGTTTCGGTCGAAGGTCTGGACGCCATCTACATCGGCCCATCCGACCTGGCGCTCGGCATCGGCCATCCGCCGGTGCCGGATCCGACCGAAAGGGAAGTGCTGGAGGCGATCGAGCATGTCCGCCGCACGGCCGCCGACGCCGGCGTCGTGCCCTGCATCCACACCGCCGGCGGCGACCACGCGAAGCGTTGCTTCGAACAGGGATTCCGGCTCTGCACCATCGCCAACGACATCTCCCTGATGCGCAAGGCCGCGACGGCCGAAATCGCGCTGGCGCGCAAGTAG